In one window of Cynocephalus volans isolate mCynVol1 chromosome 6, mCynVol1.pri, whole genome shotgun sequence DNA:
- the LOC134381147 gene encoding LOW QUALITY PROTEIN: serine-threonine kinase receptor-associated protein-like (The sequence of the model RefSeq protein was modified relative to this genomic sequence to represent the inferred CDS: substituted 1 base at 1 genomic stop codon) produces the protein MAMRQTALTCSCHIQPLVDLAFSGITPYGYFLISTCEDGKPMLHQGDTGDWTGTFLGHKGAVWGATLNKDATKAATAAADFPAKVWDAVSGDELMTQAHKQIVKTVDFTQHSNYLLTGGQDKLXCIYDLNKPEAEPKEISGHMSGIKKALWCSEDKQILSADDKTVRHWDHATMTEVRFLNYNMSVHSMEYIPEGEILVITYGRSIALHSAVSLDAIKSFEAPATINSASLHPEKEFLVAGGKDFKLYKYDYNSGEELESYKGHFGPIHCLRFSPDGELYASGSEDGTLRLWQTVVGKTYGLWKCVLPEEDRGELAKPKIGFPETTEEELEETASENSDSIYSSTPEVTA, from the coding sequence ATGGCAATGAGGCAGACAGCGCTCACCTGCTCCTGCCACATACAGCCCCTCGTTGATTTGGCCTTCAGTGGCATCACGCCTTATGGGTATTTCTTAATCAGTACTTGCGAGGATGGTAAACCTATGCTGCACCAGGGAGATACAGGAGACTGGACTGGAACATTTTTGGGTCATAAAGGTGCGGTTTGGGGTGCAACATTGAATAAGGATGCCACCAAAGCAGCTACAGCAGCTGCAGATTTCCCTGCCAAAGTGTGGGATGCTGTCTCAGGAGATGAATTGATGACCCAGGCTCATAAACAGATTGTCAAAACCGTGGATTTCACACAGCATAGTAATTATTTGTTAACTGGGGGACAGGATAAACTGTGATGCATATATGACTTGAACAAACCGGAAGCAGAACCTAAGGAAATCAGTGGTCACATGTCTGGTATTAAAAAGGCTCTATGGTGCAGTGAGGATAAACAGATTCTTTCAGCTGATGATAAAACTGTTCGCCACTGGGATCATGCTACTATGACAGAAGTGAGATTTCTAAATTATAATATGTCTGTTCATAGTATGGAATATATTCCTGAGGGAGAGATCTTGGTTATAACTTATGGAAGATCTATTGCTTTGCATAGTGCGGTAAGTTTGGATGCAATTAAATCCTTTGAAGCTCCTGCAACCATCAATTCTGCATCTCTTCATCCTGAGAAAGAGTTTCTTGTTGCAGGTGGTAAAGATTTTAAACTTTATAAGTATGATTATAATAGTGGAGAAGAATTAGAATCCTATAAAGGACACTTTGGTCCTATTCACTGTCTGCGATTTAGTCCTGATGGAGAACTCTATGCCAGTGGTTCTGAAGATGGAACATTGAGACTCTGGCAAACTGTGGTAGGAAAAACATATGGCCTTTGGAAATGTGTGCTACCTGAAGAAGATCGTGGTGAGCTGGCAAAGCCAAAGATTGGTTTTCCAGAGACAACAGAAGAGGAACTAGAAGAAACTGCTTCAGAGAATTCAGATTCCATCTATTCTTCAACTCCTGAAGTTACGGCCTGA